A window of the Gossypium hirsutum isolate 1008001.06 chromosome A05, Gossypium_hirsutum_v2.1, whole genome shotgun sequence genome harbors these coding sequences:
- the LOC121229044 gene encoding acetyl-CoA carboxylase 1 isoform X2, whose amino-acid sequence MSEAQRRSAVSGGNNGYVNGVLPIRSPATICEVDEFCSALGGKKPIHSILIANNGMAAAKFIRSIRTWAYETFGTEKAILLVAMATPEDMRINAEHIRIADQFVEVPGGTNNNNYANVQLIVEMAEITHVDAVWPGWGHASENPELPDALNAKGIIFLGPPSVSMAALGDKIGSSLIAQAADVPTLPWSGSHVKIPAESCLVSIPDEIYSKACVYTTEEAIASCQVVGYPAMIKASWGGGGKGIRKVHSDDEVRALFKQVQGEVPGSPIFIMKVASQSRHLEVQLLCDQYGNVAALHSRDCSLQRRHQKIIEEGPITVAPSKTVKKLEQAARRLAKCVNYVGAATVEYLYSMDTGEYYFLELNPRLQVEHPVTEWIAEVNLPAAQVAVGMGIPLWQIPEIRRFYGVEHGGGYDSWRKVSVVATCFDFDKAESTRPKGHCVAVRVTSEDPDDGFKPTSGKVQELSFKSKPNVWAYFSVKSGGGIHEFSDSQFGHVFAFGESRALAIANMVLGLKEIQIRGEIRTNVDYTIDLLHASDYRENKIHTGWLDSRIAMRVRAERPPWYLSVVAGALYKASASSAAMVSDYIGYLEKGQIPPKHISLMHSQVSLNIEGSKYTIEMVRGGTGSYRLRMNESEIEAEIHTLRDGGLLMQLDGKSHVIYAEEEAAGTRLLIDGRTCLLQKDHDPSKLVAETPCKLLRFLVSDGSHIDADTPYAEVEVMKMCMPLLSPASGVIQIKSSEGQTMQAGELIARLDLDDPSAVRKTEPFQGNFPVLGPPTAISDKVHQRCAASLNAARMILAGYEHNINEVVQSLLNCLDSPELPFLQWQECMSILATRLPKDLKNELELKYKGFEVIPSSQNIDFPAKLLKGVLDSHLSSCSEKERGSLERHIEPLMSLVKSYEGGRESHARVIVRSLFEEYLSVEELFSDNIQADVIERLRVQYKKDLLKVVDIVLSHQGVKNKNKLILRLLEQLVYPNPAAYRDQLIRFSALNHTSYSELALKASQLLEQTKLSELRSTIARSLSELEMFTEDGESMDTPKRKSALNERMEDLVSAPLAVEDALIGLFDHSDHTLQRRVVETYVRRLYQPYLVKESVRMQWHRSGLIASWEFLEELIERKNGSEEQMSVEKHSERKWGAMVIIKSLQFLPAIISVALREKTHNLEKATPHGSLEPTTFGNMIHIALVGINNQMSLLQDSGDEDQAQERIKKLVKILQDKEVGSSLRSAGVGVISCIIQRDEGRTPMRHSFHWSAKKLYYEEEPLLRHLEPPLSIYLELDKLKGYEGIRYTPSRDRQWHLYTVLDKPHPIQRMFLRTLVRQPTSNDRLTAYSGHDVDMRHNQLAISFTSKSIFRSIMAAMEELELNVHNATLKPDHAQMYLCFLQEQEINDLMPYTKRVDIDAGQEEEAVETILEELAREIHAFAGVRMHKLGVCQWEVKLWIASFGRANGAWRVVVTNVTGQTCTVHIYRELENTSKHQAVYHSLSVRGPLHGVPVNAHYKPLGVLDQKRLLARKNGTTYCYDFPLAFQMALEQSFASRIPGFKKPKDKRLCKVTELVFADQKGYWGTPLIPTERQPGLNDVGMIAWSMEMSTPEFPSGRTILIVANDVTFKAGSFGPREDAFFLAVTDLACNKKLPLIYLAANSGARIGVAEEVKACFKVGWSNESSPENGFQYVYLTPEDYARIGSSVIAHEMRLASGKTRWVIDAIVGKEDGLGVENLSGSGAIASAYSRAYKETFTLTYVTGRTVGIGAYLARLGMRCIQRLDQPIILTGFSALNKLLGREVYSSHMQLGGPKIMATNGVVHLTVSDDLEGVSAILNWLSCIPPHLGGPIPVLNPFDPPERSVEYFPETSCDPHAAICGTLDSNGNWKGGIFDRDSFVETLEGWARTVVTGSAKLGGIPVGIVAVETQTVMQVIPADPGQLDSHERVVPQAGQVWFPDSATKTAQAIMDFNREELPLFILANWRGFSGGQRDLFEGILQAGSTIVENLRTYGQPVFVYIPMMGELRGGAWVVVDSRINSDQIEMYAERTAKGNVLEPEGILEIKFRKKELIECMGRLDQQLINLNEKLHKAKSNGGHAKAESLQQQIQSREKQLLPVYTQIATKFAELHDTSLKMAAKGVIKEVVDWDRSRSFFYRRLRRRISENSLVKTVKDAAGDQLSYKSAMDLIKRWFFDSNVAKEREDAWVNDEAFFSWKDDTRNYNEKLQELRVQKVLLQLTNIGSSASDMQALPRGLAALLSKMEPSSRKQIANEIRKVLS is encoded by the exons ATGTCTGAGGCCCAAAGAAGGTCAGCTGTGTCTGGTGGAAATAATGGATACGTAAATGGGGTATTGCCAATCCGGAGCCCGGCTACAATATGTGAAGTAGATGAATTCTGTTCTGCACTTGGAGGGAAAAAGCCGATCCATAGCATTTTAATTGCGAACAATGGAATGGCAGCTGCCAAATTTATACGTAGTATTAGAACGTGGGCTTATGAAACATTTGGTACCGAAAAGGCAATCCTGTTGGTGGCAATGGCTACTCCTGAGGACATGAGAATCAATGCAGAGCATATTAGAATTGCCGACCAGTTTGTGGAAGTTCCCGGGGGGACAAATAATAATAACTACGCCAATGTGCAGCTCATTGTAGAG ATGGCAGAGATAACACATGTTGATGCGGTTTGGCCTGGATGGGGTCATGCATCAGAAAACCCTGAGCTGCCTGATGCACTGAATGCAAAAGGAATCATTTTTCTTGGGCCTCCATCTGTTTCTATGGCAGCATTGGGAGATAAAATTGGTTCATCATTGATTGCCCAAGCAGCAGATGTACCCACCCTTCCATGGAGTGGTTCTCAT GTGAAAATTCCTGCTGAAAGTTGCCTAGTTTCTATTCCAGATGAAATATATAGTAAAGCATGCGTTTATACAACAGAAGAAGCAATTGCAAGTTGTCAAGTTGTTGGTTATCCCGCAATGATTAAGGCATCTTGGGGTGGCGGCGGTAAAGGCATAAGAAAG GTTCATAGTGATGATGAAGTTAGGGCACTATTCAAGCAAGTGCAAGGCGAAGTTCCAGGTTCACCTATATTTATAATGAAAGTTGCTTCACAG AGCCGGCATTTAGAGGTCCAGTTACTTTGTGATCAGTATGGGAATGTTGCTGCTTTGCATAGCCGTGACTGTAGTCTTCAGAGGCGGCACCAGAAG ATTATCGAGGAGGGTCCAATCACTGTAGCTCCATCGAAGACAGTAAAAAAGCTGGAGCAGGCAGCTAGAAGgttagctaaatgtgtgaattaTGTTGGAGCTGCAACTGTTGAATATCTTTACAGTATGGACACTGGCGAGTACTACTTTCTAGAGCTCAACCCTCGGTTACAA GTGGAGCACCCTGTAACCGAGTGGATTGCTGAAGTGAATCTGCCAGCTGCTCAGGTTGCCGTCGGGATGGGTATTCCTCTATGGCAAATTCCTG AAATACGGAGATTTTATGGAGTGGAACATGGTGGAGGTTATGATTCTTGGAGAAAAGTTTCTGTTGTTGCCACTTGTTTTGATTTTGACAAGGCTGAATCAACAAGGCCTAAAGGTCACTGTGTAGCTGTGCGTGTGACAAGTGAGGATCCTGATGATGGTTTTAAACCTACCAGCGGAAAAGTACAG GAGTTGAGTTTTAAAAGCAAGCCAAATGTGTGGGCTTACTTCTCTGTCAAG TCTGGAGGAGGCATTCATGAATTTTCAGATTCTCAATTTG GACATGTCTTTGCTTTTGGGGAATCCAGAGCTCTTGCTATAGCAAACATGGTTCTTGGGTTGAAAGAAATTCAAATCCGTGGAGAAATTCGTACAAATGTTGATTACACAATTGACCTTTTACAT GCTTCAGATTACCGAGAAAATAAAATCCACACTGGTTGGTTGGACAGTAGAATTGCCATGCGAGTTAGAGCAGAAAGGCCTCCGTGGTATCTTTCAGTTGTTGCCGGAGCTCTCTAT AAAGCATCGGCCAGCAGTGCAGCTATGGTTTCAGATTATATTGGTTATCTTGAAAAGGGTCAAATTCCTCCCAAG CACATATCACTTATGCATTCTCAAGTGTCTTTGAACATTGAAGGAAGCAAATATACG atTGAAATGGTTAGAGGGGGAACAGGAAGTTATAGGTTGAGAATGAATGAGTCGGAGATTGAGGCAGAGATACATACATTACGCGATGGTGGTTTATTGATGCAG TTGGATGGAAAAAGTCATGTCATTTATGCAGAGGAAGAAGCCGCTGGTACTCGCCTTCTAATTGATGGAAGGACTTGCCTGCTACAG AAAGATCACGATCCTTCAAAATTAGTGGCTGAAACACCATGCAAACTGCTTAGATTTTTGGTTTCTGATGGTAGTCATATTGATGCCGACACACCTTATGCTGAGGTTGAGGTTATGAAAATGTGTATGCCTCTTCTTTCACCTGCTTCAGGAGTTATTCAAATAAAATCATCTGAAGGTCAAACAATGCAG GCTGGTGAGCTCATTGCTAGGTTGGATCTGGATGACCCTTCAGCTGTTAGGAAAACTGAACCATTCCAGGGGAACTTTCCGGTACTGGGGCCGCCCACTGCAATTTCTGACAAAGTTCATCAGAGATGTGCTGCAAGTTTAAATGCAGCCCGCATGATTCTCGCTGGTTATGAGCATAATATCAATGAA GTAGTTCAAAGCCTGCTAAATTGCCTTGACAGTCCCGAGCTGCCTTTCCTTCAATGGCAAgaatgcatgtctattttggcaACCAGGCTTCCCAAAGATCTTAAAAATGAG CTGGAATTGAAGTATAAAGGGTTTGAAGTGATTCCAAGCTCCCAGAATATAGACTTTCCTGCAAAGCTATTGAAGGGAGTCCTCGAC TCCCATCTATCCTCTTGTTCTGAGAAAGAAAGAGGATCCCTAGAAAGGCATATTGAACCATTGATGAGCCTTGTGAAGTCATATGAAGGCGGAAGAGAGAGTCATGCTCGTGTTATTGTGCGTTCCCTTTTCGAAGAGTATCTATCTGTTGAAGAGTTATTCAGTGACAACATCCAG GCTGATGTGATCGAACGTCTTCGGGTTCAGTATAAGAAAGATCTACTAAAGGTTGTGGACATTGTGCTTTCTCATCAG GGTGTCAAGAATAAAAATAAACTGATACTCAGACTCTTGGAACAACTGGTTTATCCGAACCCTGCTGCATATAGAGATCAACTAATCCGATTCTCTGCACTAAATCATACTAGTTATTCTGAG TTGGCACTCAAGGCTAGTCAATTACTGGAACAAACCAAATTGAGTGAACTTCGCTCCACCATTGCTAGAAGCCTTTCTGAATTAGAAATGTTTACTGAGGATGGTGAAAGTATGGACACGCCCAAGAGGAAAAGTGCCCTTAATGAAAGAATGGAGGATCTCGTTAGTGCTCCTTTAGCTGTTGAAGATGCTCTCATAGGTTTGTTTGATCATAGTGATCACACACTTCAGAGGCGGGTTGTAGAGACATATGTTCGGAGGCTTTACCAG CCATATCTTGTAAAGGAGAGTGTCCGTATGCAGTGGCATAGATCTGGTCTTATTGCTTCATGGGAGTTCTTGGAAGAGCTTATCGAGAGAAAGAATGGGTCAGAAGAACAAATGTCTGTTGAGAAACATAGTGAGAGGAAATGGGGAGCCATGGTTATAATTAAATCTCTCCAATTTTTGCCTGCAATTATCAGTGTCGCATTAAGGGAAAAAACTCATAACCTTGAGAAAGCAACTCCACATGGATCTCTTGAGCCAACAACCTTTGGTAATATGATCCATATTGCACTTGTCGGCATAAACAATCAGATGAGTTTACTTCAAGATAG TGGTGATGAGGATCAAGCTCAAGAGAGAATCAAGAAATTAGTGAAAATACTTCAAGATAAAGAGGTAGGGTCAAGTCTACGCTCGGCTGGTGTGGGGGTAATTAGCTGTATCATACAGAGGGATGAAGGGCGAACACCAATGAGGCACTCGTTTCATTGGTCAGCTAAAAAACTATATTATGAGGAAGAACCTCTTTTGCGACATCTAGAACCTCCTCTATCCATATACCTCGAATTG GATAAGCTTAAAGGCTACGAGGGCATAAGGTATACCCCATCACGTGACCGTCAATGGCACTTATATACTGTTCTAGACAAGCCACACCCGATCCAGAGGATGTTCCTCAGAACACTTGTCAGGCAGCCTACATCCAATGATAGGCTTACAGCATATTCGGGACATGATGTTGACATGAGGCATAATCAATTGGCTATATCTTTTACTTCAAAGAGCATTTTTCGGTCCATAATGGCTGCTATGGAGGAGTTGGAACTTAACGTGCACAATGCTACTCTAAAGCCCGACCATGCTCAGATGTACCTTTGTTTCTTACAAGAGCAAGAGATAAATGATCTCATGCCTTATACCAA GAGAGTTGACATAGATGCTGGACAAGAAGAAGAGGCAGTAGAGACGATCTTAGAAGAACTGGCTCGGGAAATTCATGCGTTTGCCGGTGTAAGAATGCATAAATTAGGTGTTTGTCAGTGGGAGGTGAAGCTCTGGATAGCATCTTTTGGACGAGCAAATGGTGCTTGGAGAGTTGTAGTGACAAATGTGACAGGTCAGACCTGTACTGTGCAT ATATACCGAGAACTAGAGAATACCAGCAAACACCAAGCGGTATACCATTCCCTTTCTGTAAGGGGTCCTTTGCATGGTGTACCAGTTAATGCCCACTATAAGCCTTTGGGTGTTCTTGACCAGAAACGTCTATTAGCAAGGAAAAATGGTACCACTTACTGCTATGACTTTCCATTG GCATTCCAGATGGCCTTGGAACAGTCATTTGCATCGCGAATCCCAGGTTTTAAAAAACCCAAAGATAAACGTCTTTGTAAGGTCACGGAACTTGTATTTGCTGACCAAAAAGGTTACTGGGGCACTCCTCTTATTCCAACCGAACGCCAGCCTGGCCTCAATGATGTTGGCATGATAGCCTGGAGCATGGAAATGTCAACTCCCGAGTTTCCTTCTGGAAGAACAATTTTGATAGTAGCAAATGATGTTACCTTCAAAGCTGGTTCTTTTGGCCCAAGAGAGGATGCATTCTTTCTTGCCGTGACCGATCTTGCATGCAATAAGAAACTGCCTTTAATTTATTTGGCTGCTAACTCTGGTGCCCGTATTGGGGTAGCTGAGGAAGTCAAAGCCTGCTTTAAAGTTGGTTGGTCCAATGAATCCAGCCCTGAGAACGGTTTTCAATATGTTTACTTGACCCCTGAGGATTATGCAAGGATTGGATCATCTGTCATTGCACATGAGATGAGGCTAGCCAGTGGAAAGACCAGGTGGGTGATCGATGCTATTGTGGGTAAGGAGGATGGTTTGGGGGTAGAGAACTTATCGGGTAGTGGGGCCATTGCAAGTGCATACTCAAGGGCATACAAGGAAACCTTTACCTTAACATATGTGACTGGTAGAACTGTGGGTATAGGTGCTTATCTTGCTCGTCTTGGCATGCGATGCATACAGAGACTTGACCAGCCAATTATTTTGACTGGTTTCTCTGCATTGAATAAACTTCTTGGTCGTGAGGTTTATAGCTCCCACATGCAACTTGGTGGACCTAAAATCATGGCAACAAATGGGGTTGTACATCTCACTGTCTCGGATGACCTTGAAGGGGTATCAGCGATTTTGAACTGGCTAAGTTGCATTCCTCCTCATCTAGGTGGGCCAATACCCGTTTTAAATCCTTTTGATCCTCCAGAACGATCTGTGGAGTACTTCCCAGAAACTTCATGTGATCCTCATGCTGCTATTTGTGGTACTTTAGATAGTAATGGGAACTGGAAGGGGGGTATTTTTGACAGGGATAGCTTTGTCGAGACACTGGAAGGATGGGCCAGAACAGTTGTGACAGGAAGTGCAAAGCTTGGAGGAATCCCTGTAGGAATAGTAGCTGTCGAGACGCAGACAGTGATGCAGGTTATCCCTGCTGATCCGGGACAACTTGATTCACATGAGAGGGTCGTCCCTCAAGCTGGACAGGTATGGTTTCCGGATTCTGCTACAAAAACAGCTCAAGCAATAATGGATTTCAATAGGGAAGAGCTTCCACTTTTCATCCTTGCCAATTGGAGAGGCTTTTCGGGTGGGCAAAGGGATCTTTTTGAGGGCATCCTTCAGGCTGGGTCAACCATTGTTGAGAATCTCAGAACATATGGACAACCCGTCTTTGTTTACATTCCCATGATGGGTGAGCTTCGTGGTGGGGcatgggttgttgtggatagtcGGATAAATTCAGACCAGATAGAAATGTATGCCGAGCGCACTGCTAAAGGTAATGTCCTTGAGCCAGAAGGAATACTCGAAATCAAGTTTAGGAAAAAGGAACTAATAGAGTGCATGGGAAGGCTCGACCAACAGCttataaatttgaatgaaaaactTCACAAAGCCAAGAGCAACGGAGGCCATGCCAAGGCAGAGTCTCTGCAGCAGCAAATACAATCACGTGAGAAGCAACTGTTGCCAGTGTACACGCAAATAGCCACTAAATTTGCTGAACTTCACGATACTTCTTTGAAGATGGCTGCAAAAGGGGTAATAAAAGAAGTTGTTGACTGGGACCGTTCACGCTCATTCTTCTACAGAAGACTGCGCCGGAGAATTTCTGAGAATTCTCTGGTCAAAACTGTAAAAGATGCAGCCGGTGACCAACTGTCATATAAATCTGCAATGGACTTGATCAAGAGATGGTTTTTTGATTCCAATGTTGCAAAGGAAAGAGAAGATGCTTGGGTTAATGATGAAGCTTTCTTTTCATGGAAGGATGATACGAGAAACTACAATGAGAAGCTACAAGAGCTTCGTGTCCAAAAGGTATTGCTTCAGCTTACGAATATTGGCAGTTCAGCTTCGGATATGCAAGCTCTACCCCGAGGCCTTGCTGCCCTTCTAAGTAAG ATGGAGCCATCAAGTAGGAAACAAATAGCTAACGAAATCCGTAAGGTTCTGAGTTGA